The Terriglobales bacterium genomic interval TTTAGCAACACCGTCGCCGACCTCGCGGATGACGCCCACATTCTGCTTGGCCGCCGTTGCCTTCGCTCCCGCGATCTGAGCTTCAATTTCCTGTAATAGGTCAGCCATAGTTCATTCGCCTCGATCAATTGACTTCCCAGAATGCATCGCGATCCCAGACCCAGATCGTTTTTCAAAAGCTTTTTTCCAAAGCGGCCAGCCCAGCTCGCACACTACCGTCATAGACATCACTGCCCACCTGGATACGCATGCCCCCGATTAACCCCGGGTTGTGGGCAAAGGAGGTGCCAATCCCCGGTCCGTACGCAAGCTCTAGATTCGATAGTACGTTGGCCCGCAGGTCAGCGGGCAATGGGATGGCGCTTTCGACTTCGG includes:
- a CDS encoding F0F1 ATP synthase subunit delta produces the protein MTGAKQIRREANQLFRLCLVKGSLDERRVRQVVQRVLAAKRRGRMALLSHFQRLVRLEISRHTAEVESAIPLPADLRANVLSNLELAYGPGIGTSFAHNPGLIGGMRIQVGSDVYDGSVRAGLAALEKSF